A window from Staphylococcus succinus encodes these proteins:
- the srlE gene encoding PTS glucitol/sorbitol transporter subunit IIB — translation MNKKVKVVKGSGGFGGPLTFGVEGDKKKLVYITGGHKPEIVDKISEITGADPVNGFETSVPEEEIMAIIIDCGGTLRCGIYPKKGIPTINIMATGKSGPLRQYITEDIYVSNVDVSQVSELGTEEETTMVSSSTATQNKEATNSMYSKDKKLMETRAEQEHVGILTKIGLGAGKIINTFYQAARDAVDTMLHTIIPFMGFVALLIGIIQGSGIGKLFAQVMSPLAGNIWGLLAIGLICSLPFLSPLLGPGGVIGQVLGTLIGVEIGKGNIPPHLALPALFAINTQNAADFIPVGLGLAEAETKTIEIGVPSVLYSRFLNGVPRVFIAWLASFGLYK, via the coding sequence ATGAATAAAAAAGTAAAAGTGGTCAAAGGTTCTGGAGGATTTGGAGGACCGTTAACATTTGGTGTTGAAGGAGACAAGAAGAAGTTAGTTTATATCACAGGAGGACATAAACCTGAGATTGTGGATAAAATTTCTGAAATTACAGGTGCAGATCCTGTAAACGGCTTTGAAACATCAGTCCCTGAAGAAGAAATCATGGCTATTATTATTGATTGTGGAGGAACATTAAGATGTGGTATTTATCCTAAAAAAGGGATTCCAACTATTAATATTATGGCCACCGGCAAAAGTGGTCCGCTTAGACAATACATTACGGAAGACATATATGTTTCAAACGTTGATGTCAGTCAGGTTTCAGAATTAGGTACAGAAGAGGAAACAACCATGGTTAGTAGTTCAACAGCGACACAAAATAAAGAAGCGACTAATAGCATGTACTCAAAAGATAAAAAACTTATGGAAACGCGAGCTGAACAAGAACATGTAGGTATTTTAACTAAAATTGGACTTGGAGCCGGAAAAATTATTAATACATTTTATCAAGCGGCAAGGGATGCTGTAGATACAATGTTGCATACAATTATTCCTTTTATGGGATTTGTAGCACTATTAATTGGAATTATTCAAGGTTCAGGTATCGGTAAACTGTTTGCTCAAGTGATGTCACCACTTGCAGGTAATATATGGGGATTATTAGCTATCGGATTGATTTGTTCATTGCCATTTTTAAGTCCCTTATTAGGTCCAGGGGGAGTGATTGGTCAAGTGTTAGGTACATTGATTGGTGTAGAAATTGGAAAAGGCAATATCCCACCACACTTGGCATTGCCAGCATTATTCGCAATTAACACTCAAAATGCTGCTGATTTCATACCTGTTGGGCTCGGTTTAGCAGAAGCTGAAACTAAAACAATAGAAATCGGTGTGCCTTCAGTTCTCTACTCCAGATTTTTAAATGGTGTGCCTCGGGTATTCATAGCGTGGCTAGCAAG
- the srlA gene encoding PTS glucitol/sorbitol transporter subunit IIC, with the protein MEYVVKFAEAFIKLFQTGADTFIDWMGTIVPLVLMLLIAMNTLIQLIGEERINFVAQKSAKNPLMRYLVLPFLGSFMLANPMVHSLGRFMPEKYKPSYFASASQFAHTSNGLFPHINPAELFIFLGIANGIQKLGLPTTDLAVRYLLVGLLVNFIGGWVTDFTTSFVEKQQKVKLSKEIKLEG; encoded by the coding sequence ATGGAGTACGTCGTTAAATTTGCCGAAGCGTTTATAAAATTATTTCAGACTGGTGCAGATACATTTATAGATTGGATGGGTACGATTGTACCGTTAGTACTTATGTTGCTTATAGCTATGAACACACTCATTCAATTAATTGGAGAAGAGCGTATCAATTTTGTTGCACAAAAATCTGCTAAAAATCCGTTAATGCGCTATTTAGTCTTACCATTTTTGGGATCATTTATGTTAGCCAATCCGATGGTTCATTCATTAGGAAGATTTATGCCAGAAAAATATAAACCAAGTTATTTTGCATCAGCTTCACAATTTGCACACACGAGTAATGGATTATTTCCTCACATTAATCCAGCGGAATTATTTATTTTCTTAGGGATAGCTAATGGTATTCAAAAATTAGGACTACCAACTACAGATCTAGCTGTACGTTACCTATTAGTTGGTTTGTTAGTGAACTTTATCGGTGGTTGGGTTACAGACTTCACAACAAGCTTTGTAGAAAAGCAACAAAAAGTAAAATTAAGTAAAGAGATTAAATTAGAGGGATGA
- a CDS encoding transcriptional regulator GutM, whose protein sequence is MFFILLIVLAAIGFVVQHLLGWLQIKNFTKNYTELRYKGKVAIGRRPSVFKSGTLVLLQLNGKNEIEDARYMQGVTVFSKFKPIEGLENLKLNKITGKDLTNFNKLLVKAILDAQHTLKVVESGGEIEKIPSPMMKAVKKVNNIFKSERGMKHGVRR, encoded by the coding sequence ATGTTTTTTATTTTGCTAATTGTATTAGCGGCTATCGGATTTGTCGTACAACATTTACTAGGATGGTTGCAAATAAAAAATTTTACTAAAAATTATACAGAATTACGTTATAAGGGGAAAGTAGCTATTGGTAGACGTCCATCAGTATTCAAATCTGGAACGCTCGTCTTATTACAGCTAAATGGTAAAAATGAAATTGAAGATGCTCGATACATGCAAGGGGTAACAGTGTTTAGTAAGTTCAAACCAATAGAAGGTTTAGAAAATCTGAAACTCAATAAAATTACAGGAAAAGATTTAACTAATTTCAACAAACTATTAGTCAAAGCAATCTTAGATGCTCAACACACGCTAAAAGTTGTAGAAAGCGGTGGGGAAATTGAGAAAATACCTTCCCCAATGATGAAAGCAGTAAAGAAAGTGAATAATATTTTTAAAAGTGAAAGGGGTATGAAACATGGAGTACGTCGTTAA
- a CDS encoding BglG family transcription antiterminator, with protein sequence MKLNRKHIKIIQLLLNNHTSIERLSFLVEVSERTLLNYVKQINDYFDNRIAITKIQQNLTIYIENEHQFLNQLDEVIELTENAHSEHDNKMEIIFFQILKNKICTIDDIAEYTFMSKTSVSNLLKDMKAELEVYDVSIIGKPNVGLYISGREYDIRKLIIEKFSNKYLSIEIDLQLREQLLELKKSLKLDEQTYQRLVVAVQVTIDRVDEKAFMDSDLAIDNNVFVSNDYKAIDFVKRYLTENYENLEINKELILVVIQLMGRRATILDELISSSEAALIDDIIAHTIDDVIKYFGIEIDDGLFTKDIRLHIKYLINRIIFDIRLHNESAIEMKKRFPFAFELSKVLGENITKALNLKVSEEELGYLTIYFSIYLEKLEQEVKDISKVAILTDYGLSVYKLLKNNVIKLFGQQVEITMIEKADFNEEDLDNYEIVISTVKENRLFNRIIYIEDAFDEQILKLKVEQFLIYKDLNRKNIFNKSVIADCMTENDLYYLDNKYTYQEMIAMMADELYEQNKVDKDFKKCIINREKSKSTINKKLGFPHASHKKSSICIKVILLENGCADYHDLKIIVLIATPEEAINEALLIRIYEEVLALSTNTFLISKFSHNTNFYEFKTLLNQEMKG encoded by the coding sequence ATGAAGTTAAATAGAAAGCATATAAAAATAATACAATTACTGCTTAATAATCATACTTCAATAGAAAGATTATCATTTCTTGTGGAAGTTTCAGAGCGCACACTATTAAATTATGTTAAACAAATTAATGATTACTTTGATAATAGGATTGCTATTACAAAGATTCAACAAAATTTAACGATATATATTGAAAATGAACACCAATTCTTAAACCAACTTGATGAGGTGATCGAACTTACAGAAAATGCACATTCTGAACATGATAATAAGATGGAAATCATATTTTTTCAAATTTTGAAAAACAAAATATGCACCATAGATGATATAGCAGAATATACTTTCATGAGTAAGACGAGTGTGAGTAATTTATTGAAAGATATGAAAGCGGAGTTAGAAGTATATGATGTTTCAATTATTGGTAAACCTAACGTAGGATTATATATTAGCGGTAGAGAATATGATATTAGAAAACTAATTATAGAAAAATTTTCCAATAAATATTTGAGTATAGAAATAGATTTACAACTGCGTGAGCAATTACTCGAATTAAAAAAGTCGCTTAAATTAGATGAGCAAACCTATCAACGGTTAGTGGTAGCAGTTCAAGTGACAATTGATCGAGTAGATGAAAAAGCATTTATGGATAGTGATCTTGCAATAGATAATAACGTATTTGTATCTAATGATTATAAAGCCATCGATTTTGTGAAAAGATATTTAACCGAAAATTATGAAAATTTAGAGATTAATAAAGAACTGATACTGGTTGTTATTCAATTAATGGGAAGAAGAGCTACCATTTTGGACGAATTAATTTCATCTTCTGAAGCAGCTTTAATTGATGATATTATTGCGCACACGATTGATGATGTTATTAAATATTTTGGCATCGAAATAGACGATGGATTATTTACAAAAGATATCAGGTTACACATTAAATATTTAATTAATCGGATTATTTTTGATATTAGGCTACATAACGAAAGTGCAATTGAAATGAAAAAAAGATTTCCGTTTGCATTTGAGTTATCTAAAGTACTAGGTGAAAATATTACAAAAGCTTTAAACTTAAAAGTTTCTGAAGAAGAACTGGGGTATTTAACGATATATTTTAGTATATATTTAGAAAAATTAGAACAAGAAGTTAAAGATATTTCTAAAGTAGCTATATTAACTGATTATGGGTTAAGTGTTTATAAATTATTAAAAAATAATGTGATTAAATTATTTGGTCAGCAAGTTGAAATCACTATGATTGAAAAAGCGGATTTTAACGAAGAAGATCTAGATAATTATGAAATTGTAATATCAACAGTTAAAGAAAATAGGTTATTTAATCGAATTATATATATAGAAGATGCTTTTGACGAACAGATACTTAAACTAAAGGTGGAACAATTTTTAATTTATAAAGATTTAAATCGCAAAAATATCTTCAATAAAAGTGTGATTGCGGACTGTATGACTGAAAATGATTTGTACTATTTGGATAATAAGTACACATATCAAGAAATGATAGCGATGATGGCTGATGAGCTGTACGAGCAAAATAAAGTAGATAAAGATTTTAAAAAATGCATTATCAATAGAGAAAAAAGTAAGTCTACGATAAATAAGAAATTAGGATTTCCACATGCAAGCCATAAAAAAAGCAGTATTTGTATAAAAGTCATACTTTTAGAAAATGGTTGTGCTGATTATCACGACTTAAAAATCATAGTTCTTATTGCTACACCTGAAGAAGCAATTAATGAAGCATTATTAATTCGGATATACGAAGAAGTTTTAGCATTATCAACAAACACGTTTTTAATCAGTAAATTTTCACACAATACGAACTTTTATGAATTTAAAACACTATTAAATCAAGAAATGAAGGGATAA
- a CDS encoding SDR family oxidoreductase produces MTNWLEIESKVVIVTGGSSGIGNEIVINLLENGAIVYNADLKDSNLNKKNYHFLQVDVTNRDNVQKAVNEVHNKEGKIDVLINNAGINLPRLLLDSAGSHPEYEINDKDLNFMFDVNLKGPIWFSQAVTKYFIEQNAGKIINISSEAGQEGSEGQSLYSATKAALIGLTRSWAKELGKYNINVVAIAPGIIEETGLRTKQYEEALAYSRNITVDQLNGDYSKSIPLRRVGKLKEISDLVCYLSSNKSSYITGTTINISGGKSRG; encoded by the coding sequence ATGACTAACTGGTTAGAAATTGAAAGTAAAGTTGTAATTGTAACAGGTGGAAGTTCTGGAATAGGAAATGAAATCGTAATTAATTTATTAGAAAATGGTGCTATTGTATATAATGCGGATTTAAAAGATAGCAATTTAAATAAAAAGAATTATCACTTCTTACAAGTAGATGTAACCAATAGAGACAATGTACAAAAGGCTGTAAATGAAGTTCATAACAAAGAGGGGAAAATCGATGTTTTAATTAACAATGCGGGTATAAATTTACCAAGATTATTACTGGATTCAGCTGGTAGCCATCCAGAATATGAAATCAATGATAAAGATTTAAATTTTATGTTTGATGTAAATTTAAAAGGACCTATATGGTTTAGCCAAGCGGTTACTAAATACTTTATCGAACAAAATGCAGGTAAAATCATCAATATTTCAAGTGAAGCAGGTCAAGAAGGTTCCGAAGGGCAGAGCTTATATTCTGCTACAAAAGCGGCATTAATTGGGTTAACAAGAAGTTGGGCCAAAGAATTAGGTAAATATAATATTAATGTTGTGGCAATAGCTCCAGGGATTATTGAAGAAACGGGCTTAAGAACCAAACAATATGAAGAAGCATTGGCATATAGTAGAAATATTACTGTAGATCAATTGAATGGAGATTATTCTAAATCAATTCCTTTAAGAAGAGTAGGGAAATTGAAAGAAATTTCGGATTTAGTATGTTACTTGAGTTCAAATAAATCAAGCTATATTACAGGAACTACAATTAACATTTCAGGAGGTAAATCCAGAGGATAA